One segment of Candidatus Pelagibacter ubique HTCC1062 DNA contains the following:
- the rpmB gene encoding 50S ribosomal protein L28 produces the protein MSKKCELTGKIPMKGHNVSHANNKTKRRFLPNLKKAKFTSELLKRSLTLTVSNAGVRSVDKKGTFDQFLKTVKNKNISPRLKKLKKSILIKSPFIKKAPKASPSKSA, from the coding sequence ATGTCTAAAAAATGTGAATTAACTGGTAAAATTCCTATGAAAGGTCACAATGTTAGTCACGCTAACAATAAGACTAAAAGAAGATTTCTACCTAATTTAAAAAAAGCTAAATTTACAAGTGAACTTTTGAAAAGAAGTCTAACTTTAACTGTTAGTAATGCCGGTGTTAGAAGCGTTGATAAAAAAGGTACTTTTGATCAGTTTTTAAAGACTGTAAAAAATAAAAATATTTCGCCTAGACTAAAAAAATTAAAAAAAAGTATATTAATTAAATCACCTTTTATTAAAAAAGCACCAAAAGCATCTCCTAGTAAATCAGCTTAA
- a CDS encoding quinone-dependent dihydroorotate dehydrogenase, which produces MFSKFRSLIFKIDPETAHNLAIKSLKLNILPNIADQNKGDPIFKTNLFGKNIDNPIGMAAGFDKNAEVYNPLFKLGFGFVEVGTVTPLEQYGNPKPRVFRLVEDQALINRLGFNNLGAENISHRIRSNSHKGLLGINIGPNKDSEDRLNDYLIGLRNFYDIADYIAVNISSPNTENLRAFHDETKFDELLNAIEKEKVKLKSKIPIVVKISPDISDEQIELISKILIKHKVSAIIVSNTTAKNREKLNNILKHQKGGLSGKPLEEEANKLISKFYKLLKGKIEIIGVGGVDSGESAYKKFQAGASYVQLYTGMVFQGPNIVGKIKKELKEILIDEGIKNFKEIIGKKLTN; this is translated from the coding sequence ATGTTTTCAAAATTCAGATCACTAATTTTCAAAATTGATCCTGAAACTGCTCATAATTTAGCAATTAAGTCTTTAAAACTAAACATATTACCAAACATAGCTGATCAAAATAAAGGAGATCCAATATTTAAGACTAATTTATTTGGTAAGAATATAGATAATCCAATAGGAATGGCTGCCGGGTTTGATAAAAATGCTGAAGTTTATAACCCACTGTTTAAACTTGGGTTTGGTTTTGTTGAAGTAGGAACGGTTACCCCACTTGAGCAATATGGAAATCCAAAGCCAAGAGTTTTTAGGTTGGTTGAAGATCAGGCTCTTATAAATAGGTTAGGTTTTAATAATTTAGGAGCAGAAAATATTAGCCATAGAATTAGATCTAATTCACATAAAGGTTTATTAGGAATCAACATAGGTCCCAATAAAGATAGTGAAGATAGATTAAATGATTATTTGATTGGACTTAGAAACTTTTATGATATCGCTGACTATATTGCAGTTAATATTTCTTCGCCTAACACGGAAAATCTAAGAGCTTTTCATGATGAGACTAAATTTGATGAATTGTTGAATGCAATAGAAAAAGAAAAAGTTAAACTTAAATCAAAAATTCCAATTGTAGTAAAAATCTCTCCAGATATTTCAGACGAACAAATTGAACTAATAAGTAAAATTTTAATTAAACATAAAGTTAGTGCAATAATTGTTTCAAACACAACAGCTAAAAATAGAGAAAAATTGAATAATATTTTAAAGCATCAAAAGGGTGGGCTATCAGGCAAGCCACTAGAGGAAGAGGCCAATAAACTAATAAGTAAGTTTTATAAACTGCTTAAGGGCAAGATTGAAATTATAGGTGTAGGAGGTGTGGACTCGGGAGAAAGTGCTTATAAAAAGTTTCAGGCAGGAGCTAGCTATGTTCAATTATATACAGGAATGGTTTTTCAAGGACCAAACATTGTAGGAAAGATAAAAAAAGAGCTTAAAGAAATATTAATTGACGAAGGTATTAAGAATTTTAAAGAAATAATAGGAAAGAAGCTGACTAATTGA
- a CDS encoding lysine--tRNA ligase, producing the protein MIEKDNLDKTNAWPFVEAKKLLRERKSFIDKKGKIILQTGYGPSGLPHIGTFGEVARTSMMVNALKQLTDIPTEIITFSDDMDGFRKVPENVPNQELLNNNLHKPLTQVPDPFEKFSSFGEHNNEMLKDFLNKFNFEYNFQSSSVLYKSGFFNPTLQIILENYQGIMDIILPTLGKERQKTYSPFLPICPDTGKVLEIPVLEILKEKSKIIFDNNGKKLEVSIFDGNCKLQWKVDWAMRWYALDIDFEMYGKDLIESAILSSKIIKLIGKTNPSGFAYELFLDEKGEKISKSKGNGITIDQWLEYASPESLSLYMYQNPKRAKKLYKEIVPKTVDEYLDFIEKAKTQNELQLLMNPVWHVHNGLIPKEDTIMSFSMLLNLVETSNADSKELLWKFVKKYKKNLLEKEHPIFDNLIGYAIKYFNDVIKLQKKYKTPDANEKVALEALVKSLDSCNDKMLPEDIQTLIYSTGKENGYAENLRDWFKLIYEVVFGDENGPRMGFFISFFGVNETKELIKEKIK; encoded by the coding sequence GTGATTGAAAAAGATAATTTAGATAAAACTAACGCATGGCCCTTTGTTGAGGCTAAAAAATTACTGCGTGAAAGAAAGTCCTTTATTGATAAAAAAGGTAAAATAATTTTACAAACTGGTTATGGTCCAAGTGGGCTGCCCCATATAGGTACATTTGGTGAAGTTGCAAGAACATCGATGATGGTTAATGCTTTAAAACAACTCACAGATATACCAACGGAAATCATAACTTTCTCTGATGACATGGATGGCTTTAGAAAAGTTCCAGAAAACGTTCCAAATCAAGAGCTCTTAAATAACAATCTTCATAAGCCTTTAACTCAAGTGCCAGATCCATTTGAAAAATTTTCAAGTTTTGGTGAACACAATAATGAAATGTTAAAAGATTTTTTAAATAAATTTAATTTTGAATATAATTTTCAAAGCTCTTCAGTTCTTTATAAGAGTGGTTTTTTTAATCCCACATTACAGATAATCCTAGAAAATTATCAAGGTATTATGGATATAATTCTTCCAACACTAGGGAAAGAAAGACAAAAAACTTACAGTCCATTTTTACCAATTTGTCCAGACACCGGTAAGGTTTTAGAAATTCCAGTTTTAGAAATACTAAAAGAAAAATCCAAAATTATATTTGATAATAATGGAAAAAAACTTGAGGTAAGTATCTTCGATGGGAATTGCAAATTACAATGGAAAGTAGATTGGGCAATGAGATGGTACGCTCTTGATATAGATTTTGAAATGTATGGAAAAGATCTAATTGAAAGTGCAATATTATCATCAAAAATAATCAAGTTAATTGGAAAAACAAACCCATCTGGGTTTGCTTATGAGCTTTTTTTAGATGAAAAAGGAGAAAAAATATCCAAATCAAAAGGAAATGGAATTACAATTGATCAGTGGCTGGAGTATGCATCACCCGAAAGTCTTTCATTGTATATGTATCAAAATCCCAAAAGAGCAAAAAAACTATATAAAGAAATAGTTCCTAAAACAGTCGATGAGTACTTGGACTTTATAGAAAAAGCTAAAACACAAAATGAGTTACAGCTATTAATGAATCCTGTTTGGCATGTGCATAATGGATTAATTCCTAAAGAAGATACTATTATGAGCTTTTCAATGCTTTTAAATTTAGTAGAAACGAGCAATGCAGACTCTAAGGAGTTACTTTGGAAGTTTGTAAAAAAATATAAAAAAAACCTTTTAGAAAAAGAACACCCAATTTTTGATAATCTTATAGGTTATGCGATTAAGTATTTTAATGACGTAATAAAATTACAAAAAAAATACAAAACCCCTGATGCAAATGAAAAAGTTGCATTAGAAGCACTGGTTAAGTCTCTTGATAGCTGCAATGATAAGATGTTGCCTGAGGATATTCAGACATTAATTTATTCAACGGGAAAAGAAAATGGTTACGCAGAAAACTTGCGTGATTGGTTTAAATTAATTTATGAGGTTGTTTTTGGAGATGAAAATGGACCAAGAATGGGATTTTTTATAAGTTTTTTTGGAGTAAACGAAACTAAAGAGTTAATTAAAGAAAAAATAAAATAA